A region from the Lolium perenne isolate Kyuss_39 chromosome 4, Kyuss_2.0, whole genome shotgun sequence genome encodes:
- the LOC127293773 gene encoding uncharacterized protein, with protein sequence MEGEGRTRSLQPCRGVTWRTEAPVAHCAGNRDYTRFKGKKVAEAPPGVVLHDAQIYDMMRTKQKPNPALPQPQYYGNAKAAKEDYCDMVKSRHPEVDDPLSIPVDEESLVLSGHGRPHGRFPWLNKAVKPTHSTSYTRLKHTLTADSPQPRPRPARPPAYDPDFEAAFEACNEAYQQAAAQWNRQNTAYMTYISEMMISMSTGTPPPARVTVAGDMPIMPSKAAFAATYYGSTPEGTGWSGNQASPGGREVTPVHEGGRSPGRSAGASPSTTPGTTPGASPSTSPGRATGPSPGGSSAASTGAQPRAARFANDVGGHTPPGSFLR encoded by the exons ATGGAGGGTGAAG gcaggacgaggagtttgcagccgtgtcgaggcgtaacatggagaaccgaggcaccggtggcacactgcgcgggaaaccgcgactacacccgcttcaaggggaaaaag gtggccgaggcaccacctggggtggtgcttcatgatgcccagatatatgacatgatgcggacgaagcagaagcccaatcccgcattgcctcagccacagtactacggcaatgccaaggccgccaaggaggactactgcgacatggtcaagtctcgtcaccccgaggtggatgaccccttgagcattccggtcgacgaggagtcgttggtcctgtcggggcacgggcgtccgcatggccgtttcccttggctgaataaggcggtcaagcctacccactccacgagctacacgcgcctcaagcataccctcaccgccgacagcccccagcctcgtccacggcctgctcgtccacccgcctacgat cctgacttcgaggcggccttcgaagcctgcaatgaagcgtatcagcaggccgctgcccagtggaataGGCAGAATACGGCCTATATGACGTATATATCA gaaatgatgatctctatgtctactggtacaccgccaccggctcgagttaccgtggcgggggacatgcctatcatgccatcgaaggcagctttcgctgcgacttactacggatccacaccggag ggaacgggatggtccgggaaccaggcatcgccgggtgggcgcgaggtcacaccggttcatgaaggtggtcggtctcctgggcgttctgctggtgcctctccgtcgactactcctgggactactcccggtgcctctccgtcgacttctcctgggcgtgctaccggtccttctccaggtggttcttctgcagcttctaccggagcgcAACCCCGGGCTGCTCGTTTCGCCAACGATGTGGGCGGACACACCCCGCCCGGGTCCTTCCTCCGCTAG